The following coding sequences lie in one Spirosoma sp. KUDC1026 genomic window:
- a CDS encoding NADH-quinone oxidoreductase subunit N → MSLSDQLIDLINSLGGFGPSLWLAVAFCGLLVLELVTQKASNKRRLLALTSVAAVGLAGVWAVLSPVRGFLFLRLLFVDNQAIAFQLIVAVAAVAVLLYELFTVKPDALPDREPARLPLEWYSLLLAMTLGLFLMTMSVNLLSIYLSIELVSICSYLLTALTTTRKASEGGMKYLLFGSVSSAIMLYGMSLLYGMTGTLDLTAEAFAVGMAQQDGVVVAVAGVLTLAGLLFKLAGVPFHIWTPDAYDAAPIPVAAFFSVAPKAAGLLVLMRVVTALPAAAPMGGATAAVLQTPLAVLALAGILIGNLSALWQTDAKRLLAYSAIAQAGFLLVGVVALSDAGFEAAVFYAATYLFMSLASFFLVDLLARSTGRNTLAIADFAGLGAKQPVLSVALLIVMLALTGLPPTVGFTAKLLSFSALFDTYQRTGNGWLLALFGLGLLNALISLAYYIKIPFALFFRPAPAGTATVSLPKPAVWLAVGLVVPVLLLFLKPDWLLEWFVW, encoded by the coding sequence TTGTCTCTTTCTGACCAACTTATTGATCTTATAAACAGCCTGGGTGGTTTTGGCCCGTCACTCTGGCTGGCTGTTGCATTTTGCGGCCTGTTAGTACTGGAGTTAGTCACACAAAAGGCGAGTAATAAACGACGTTTGCTGGCCCTAACCAGCGTTGCAGCCGTCGGTCTGGCGGGTGTTTGGGCAGTACTGTCGCCGGTACGTGGATTTCTGTTTCTGCGTCTGCTGTTTGTCGATAACCAGGCAATTGCGTTTCAACTGATTGTGGCTGTAGCGGCCGTTGCGGTTTTGCTCTACGAGCTTTTTACAGTAAAACCGGATGCACTGCCTGATCGAGAGCCTGCACGGCTCCCGCTGGAGTGGTATTCACTGCTTCTGGCCATGACGCTGGGTCTGTTCCTGATGACCATGTCGGTCAATCTGCTGAGCATCTACCTAAGTATCGAACTGGTATCCATTTGTTCGTATCTATTGACGGCGCTGACCACAACCCGAAAAGCGTCGGAGGGGGGGATGAAGTACCTGCTGTTTGGCTCGGTCAGTTCGGCGATTATGCTGTACGGCATGTCCTTGCTCTACGGTATGACCGGTACGTTAGACCTCACCGCCGAAGCCTTCGCCGTGGGCATGGCGCAGCAGGATGGGGTAGTCGTAGCCGTTGCGGGCGTATTGACGCTGGCTGGCCTGCTGTTCAAGCTAGCCGGGGTTCCTTTTCACATCTGGACGCCCGATGCGTATGATGCGGCTCCTATTCCGGTGGCGGCTTTCTTCTCGGTAGCGCCCAAAGCCGCCGGGCTGCTGGTACTGATGCGGGTTGTCACGGCCCTGCCAGCAGCGGCACCTATGGGTGGTGCTACAGCGGCTGTGTTGCAAACGCCATTGGCGGTACTAGCACTGGCTGGGATTCTGATCGGCAACCTGTCGGCGCTTTGGCAAACGGATGCCAAGCGGCTCCTGGCGTATTCGGCTATTGCGCAGGCCGGTTTCCTACTAGTAGGGGTGGTAGCCCTGAGCGACGCTGGTTTTGAAGCGGCCGTTTTCTACGCGGCTACGTACTTATTTATGTCGCTGGCGTCCTTTTTTCTCGTCGATTTACTCGCCCGCTCCACCGGGCGCAATACGTTAGCTATTGCTGATTTTGCGGGCCTTGGCGCTAAACAGCCCGTTCTATCAGTGGCACTGCTGATTGTTATGCTGGCACTGACGGGCTTGCCGCCAACGGTAGGATTTACGGCCAAACTTTTGTCGTTTTCGGCCCTTTTTGATACGTATCAACGAACTGGAAACGGTTGGTTGTTAGCGTTATTCGGGCTGGGATTGCTGAACGCGCTGATCTCGCTGGCATACTACATCAAAATTCCGTTCGCCCTCTTTTTTCGGCCTGCCCCCGCCGGAACGGCTACTGTTTCGCTGCCTAAACCTGCGGTCTGGTTAGCCGTTGGGTTGGTAGTACCTGTGCTGTTGCTGTTCCTTAAGCCAGACTGGCTCCTGGAATGGTTTGTCTGGTAG
- a CDS encoding bifunctional heptose 7-phosphate kinase/heptose 1-phosphate adenyltransferase has product MSPVSSLTLDELFDQFNSLRVLIIGDVMLDSYVWGRVERISPEAPVPVVNVNRRELRLGGAGNVLLNVQALGAEAIICSVIGTDSPGDQLCQELNNRNLNCDGLIRSNDRITTIKERIIASSQQVVRVDTETDKYITADERSLLIAKAKELIPTCQVVIFEDYDKGVLSQEAITEITNFANEQGVPTVVDPKKRNFLAYHNTTLFKPNLKELREGLKVEFDVDKADELAAVVDQLKTTLNLKGALITLSERGAYIDYKGETVKLPAHVRQIADVSGAGDTVISIAACCVALNQPADVVAGLSNLGGGLVCESVGVVPVDKDQLKEEAKEKLY; this is encoded by the coding sequence ATGTCCCCGGTCTCCAGTCTGACCCTTGATGAACTGTTCGATCAATTCAACTCCTTACGCGTTCTGATCATTGGCGACGTAATGCTTGACTCCTACGTCTGGGGTCGGGTGGAACGGATTTCGCCCGAAGCTCCCGTACCGGTTGTTAACGTCAACCGGCGCGAATTGCGGCTCGGGGGCGCTGGAAACGTACTACTGAATGTACAGGCGTTGGGTGCTGAGGCAATCATTTGCTCGGTGATTGGAACGGATAGTCCCGGCGATCAACTTTGCCAGGAGCTCAACAATCGGAACTTGAATTGTGATGGTCTGATCCGCAGTAATGACCGAATCACGACGATCAAAGAACGTATCATTGCCAGTTCGCAGCAGGTTGTTCGAGTCGATACCGAAACGGATAAGTATATCACGGCCGACGAACGAAGCCTACTGATCGCTAAAGCGAAAGAACTGATTCCTACGTGCCAGGTCGTCATTTTTGAGGATTACGATAAAGGAGTACTAAGTCAGGAAGCCATCACCGAAATCACCAATTTCGCCAACGAGCAGGGTGTGCCTACCGTGGTCGACCCTAAGAAACGGAACTTCCTGGCTTACCACAACACGACGCTATTCAAACCAAATCTGAAGGAACTCCGTGAAGGACTGAAAGTTGAGTTTGACGTTGATAAGGCCGACGAGCTAGCCGCCGTCGTTGATCAGTTGAAAACTACCCTGAATCTGAAAGGGGCCTTAATTACACTCTCCGAGCGCGGGGCTTACATTGACTACAAAGGCGAAACCGTCAAATTACCTGCTCACGTCCGGCAGATTGCTGACGTATCAGGTGCGGGCGATACGGTTATCAGCATTGCCGCCTGCTGCGTTGCCCTGAATCAACCCGCCGATGTTGTCGCTGGCTTGTCAAACCTCGGTGGTGGACTGGTGTGCGAGTCAGTTGGCGTGGTTCCCGTCGATAAGGACCAGCTGAAAGAAGAGGCTAAAGAGAAATTGTATTGA
- a CDS encoding Fic family protein: MEESIASSQIEGAVTSRVAAKEMLRKDRAPRNKSERMIVNNYQTIQHIIAIKKEPLTPEALLNIHQLMVDQTMDNPDEAGQFRQHDDIHVVDAIESEVIHTPPSFSTLPDFIQDLCEFFNDETPGFFLHPVVKASIIHFLIGYFHPFTDGNGRTARALFYWYLLRKGYWLTEYLSISRVIKESRNQYYRAFQYTEADENDLTYFVVYQVKTLSKAYDELKKYIAHKNQEKQQQLALQRNEGLSPRQAEIVDWLQRDPNVTLSAKEVQIRLGVSNQTARFDIQALIEAGYLADFLINRKERRYVRGPRFDKQT, from the coding sequence ATGGAGGAATCTATTGCATCGAGCCAGATTGAGGGGGCTGTTACGTCGCGGGTTGCCGCCAAAGAAATGTTGCGGAAAGACCGGGCTCCCCGTAATAAGTCGGAACGAATGATTGTCAACAACTACCAGACGATCCAACATATTATTGCCATCAAAAAAGAGCCGCTGACGCCAGAAGCCTTACTGAACATTCACCAACTGATGGTCGATCAGACGATGGATAATCCCGATGAAGCCGGTCAGTTTCGTCAGCATGATGATATTCATGTAGTCGACGCGATAGAAAGTGAGGTAATTCATACACCGCCCTCTTTCTCGACACTTCCCGATTTTATCCAAGATTTATGTGAGTTCTTCAACGATGAAACGCCGGGTTTTTTCCTGCATCCGGTTGTCAAAGCCAGTATTATTCATTTTCTGATTGGTTACTTTCACCCATTTACGGATGGTAATGGACGTACGGCCAGGGCGTTATTTTACTGGTATCTGTTACGGAAAGGATACTGGCTGACAGAATACTTATCTATATCGCGAGTGATCAAAGAATCCCGGAATCAGTACTACCGGGCGTTTCAGTACACAGAAGCTGATGAAAACGATCTGACATATTTTGTGGTGTATCAGGTCAAAACGTTGAGCAAAGCCTACGACGAACTGAAAAAATATATTGCTCATAAGAACCAGGAAAAGCAGCAGCAGCTTGCTTTGCAACGCAACGAAGGTCTGTCGCCCCGTCAGGCAGAAATTGTTGACTGGCTTCAGCGTGATCCTAACGTAACACTGTCGGCTAAAGAGGTTCAGATTCGGTTAGGCGTGTCGAATCAGACGGCTCGTTTCGACATACAGGCGCTGATCGAAGCGGGATATCTGGCCGATTTTTTAATCAATCGCAAAGAGCGCCGTTACGTTCGCGGTCCCCGATTCGATAAACAGACGTAG
- a CDS encoding glycosyltransferase family 4 protein, producing the protein MPSLFFDAERLRDLNSGLGQVCLHLGHELVRQCPADWTTTFLVPKGMIGLFGDTAQYLEASWKRKIWIADRYEVWHCLHQDSVYLPRRSKLVLTIHDLNFLERADYSPDQKAKKLAALQRKVDQASALTAISAYTASVVQQNLHLSANQPLRVIPNGNALAETSGQATEIEPTLRIEQPYFLFVGVIHPKKNVHTLLPLLEAFPDYRLVLAGPDRHPYAQHIREQAEKLGTADRLIMPGAIDEATKRWLYAHCEAFLFPSLSEGFGLPVAEAMTFGKPVFISTLTSLPEVGGKEAYYFENFDPEHMAQVLHDGLVDFEQNILRQERLRRRAAGFSWSAVAGEYWKLYKDLVRNSPVA; encoded by the coding sequence ATGCCTTCTCTTTTCTTTGATGCCGAACGATTACGCGATCTGAACAGTGGCCTGGGTCAGGTTTGTCTGCACCTGGGGCACGAACTGGTGCGGCAATGTCCTGCTGACTGGACCACTACGTTTCTGGTACCAAAAGGGATGATTGGGCTGTTTGGCGATACGGCGCAGTATTTGGAAGCGTCCTGGAAGCGGAAAATCTGGATCGCGGACCGGTATGAGGTCTGGCACTGTCTGCATCAGGATTCGGTATATCTGCCCCGCCGGTCGAAGTTAGTATTGACTATTCACGACCTGAATTTTCTTGAGCGGGCAGATTACTCACCCGATCAGAAAGCAAAGAAGCTGGCCGCCCTCCAGCGTAAGGTTGATCAGGCATCGGCGCTTACGGCTATTTCTGCGTACACCGCATCCGTCGTACAGCAGAATCTTCACTTATCAGCCAATCAGCCGTTGCGGGTTATTCCCAACGGGAATGCGCTGGCTGAGACAAGCGGACAGGCCACAGAAATAGAGCCGACGCTACGTATCGAACAGCCGTACTTTCTGTTTGTAGGCGTTATCCATCCCAAAAAGAACGTCCACACGCTGTTACCCTTGCTGGAAGCTTTTCCCGATTACAGGTTAGTACTGGCTGGTCCGGATCGGCATCCATACGCGCAGCACATCCGCGAACAGGCGGAAAAGCTGGGAACAGCCGATCGGCTGATTATGCCCGGCGCGATCGATGAGGCAACCAAGCGCTGGCTCTACGCCCATTGCGAAGCGTTTCTGTTTCCGTCGCTGTCCGAAGGGTTTGGGCTACCTGTGGCCGAAGCCATGACCTTTGGCAAACCCGTATTTATCTCCACTCTGACCAGTCTGCCCGAAGTTGGGGGAAAAGAAGCGTACTACTTCGAGAACTTCGACCCCGAACATATGGCCCAGGTTCTCCACGACGGACTGGTTGATTTTGAACAGAACATCTTACGTCAGGAGCGTTTACGCCGTCGGGCGGCAGGATTCAGCTGGTCAGCCGTAGCGGGTGAATACTGGAAACTGTATAAGGACCTGGTTCGCAATTCACCAGTTGCATAA
- a CDS encoding cold-shock protein produces the protein MQTGTVKFFNETKGFGFIKPDEGGEDVFVHVSGLTDEIRENDKVEYTVERGKKGLNAVDVKRV, from the coding sequence ATGCAAACAGGAACAGTTAAATTTTTCAATGAGACAAAAGGCTTCGGCTTTATCAAACCCGACGAAGGGGGAGAAGATGTATTTGTGCACGTTTCGGGCCTGACCGACGAAATCCGGGAAAACGACAAGGTAGAATATACCGTTGAGCGTGGTAAAAAAGGATTGAACGCTGTTGATGTTAAGCGGGTTTAA
- a CDS encoding PadR family transcriptional regulator: MSNANSSQLLKGSLSVIILRLLEDRERMYGYEITQKVKEMTAGEMTITEGALYPALHKLEAEGLLTTETQVVDGRARKYYSLTKTGHAEAAGRIADLATFLENLNLVLKLKPSL, encoded by the coding sequence ATGAGTAATGCCAACAGTTCCCAGCTCCTAAAAGGCAGCCTATCCGTCATCATTCTCCGGTTACTGGAAGACCGCGAGCGCATGTACGGCTATGAGATTACGCAGAAAGTAAAAGAAATGACGGCAGGCGAAATGACTATTACAGAAGGGGCGCTCTACCCCGCCCTCCACAAGCTGGAAGCAGAAGGCCTGCTGACCACCGAAACGCAGGTGGTTGACGGCCGCGCCCGGAAATACTATTCGTTGACTAAAACCGGCCACGCCGAAGCCGCCGGACGTATTGCCGATCTTGCTACGTTTCTGGAGAACCTGAATCTAGTGTTGAAACTCAAACCGAGTCTGTAA
- a CDS encoding ABC transporter ATP-binding protein, which produces MKTYLRLLSFAKPLGRFLTPFVTTSLLASIFGVLNFTLLIPLLSILFDKVDTARMQAFLNQPAPSVTSSPTTAFSYYFAQVFQEYGKVGALQFVCGVIITSVLMSNLFKYLSVRQLENFKARMVARLRETVFARTLHLHLGFFSNERKGNLMSRITTDIQEVENSIANTLSAASKEFFLLIGYIIALLSISVKLTLFAIVVIPISGIFIASLVRRMKRDAQEGQQRLSSLVSLLDETFGGMRVVKGFVAEDFILGKFRRENEGYRDAVRSLANRRELASPFSEVMGVTVVSGILLYGGSLVLNGQSDLTAAEFIAYIAIFSQVTRPAKDISNAFSGSQRGLASGERVLELIDTPSTVRDKPNAVTLPPFQDRISVQQVSFAYNPDTPVLRNVSFDLVKGRTVALVGSSGGGKSTIADLIPRFYDPTEGQILIDGVRLQDCSLASLRGQMGIVTQESILFNDTIFNNIAFGSDATEEQVMEAAKIANAHNFIVAQPNGYQTIIGDRGGKLSGGQRQRISIARAILKNPPILILDEATSALDTESEKLVQEALTRLMANRTTLVIAHRLSTIQHADEILVVNQGQIVERGRHDELLSLDEGFYRKLSTLQNV; this is translated from the coding sequence ATGAAGACTTACCTACGACTACTTTCTTTTGCCAAACCGCTGGGTCGATTCCTGACGCCGTTTGTGACGACATCACTACTGGCCAGCATATTCGGCGTGCTGAATTTTACGTTGCTGATTCCCCTTCTAAGCATACTATTCGATAAGGTCGATACCGCCCGGATGCAGGCATTCTTAAATCAGCCTGCCCCGTCGGTTACGTCATCGCCAACCACTGCGTTCAGCTATTATTTTGCGCAGGTTTTTCAGGAATACGGGAAAGTAGGAGCCCTCCAGTTCGTGTGTGGCGTCATCATTACGTCGGTACTGATGAGTAATCTGTTCAAATACCTGTCTGTCCGGCAGTTGGAAAACTTCAAGGCGCGGATGGTTGCCCGGCTGCGCGAGACGGTTTTTGCCCGGACGCTGCATCTGCATCTCGGCTTTTTCTCGAACGAGCGCAAGGGTAATCTGATGTCGCGTATCACCACCGACATACAGGAAGTGGAAAATTCCATTGCCAATACGTTGTCGGCCGCTTCGAAAGAGTTTTTTCTGCTGATTGGCTACATCATTGCCCTGCTGAGTATTTCGGTAAAATTGACCCTGTTTGCTATCGTCGTCATTCCTATTTCAGGAATATTCATTGCGTCGCTTGTTCGACGGATGAAACGGGATGCCCAGGAAGGACAGCAGCGCCTGAGTTCGCTGGTGAGTCTGCTGGACGAAACCTTCGGGGGCATGCGGGTCGTGAAAGGATTTGTGGCCGAGGATTTTATTCTGGGTAAGTTCCGGCGGGAAAACGAAGGCTACCGGGACGCGGTCCGGTCGCTTGCCAACCGGCGCGAACTGGCTTCCCCGTTCTCGGAAGTGATGGGGGTGACCGTTGTATCGGGGATTTTGCTGTACGGTGGTTCGCTCGTGCTCAACGGACAGTCGGACTTGACGGCGGCCGAGTTCATTGCCTATATCGCGATTTTCTCGCAGGTAACCCGCCCGGCTAAGGACATTTCCAATGCGTTCAGTGGGTCGCAGCGGGGACTAGCATCGGGCGAGCGAGTACTGGAACTGATCGATACGCCGTCGACGGTACGGGATAAACCCAACGCTGTAACGCTCCCACCGTTTCAGGATCGTATTTCGGTGCAGCAGGTTTCATTTGCTTACAACCCCGACACGCCCGTACTGCGCAATGTCAGTTTTGACCTGGTAAAAGGCAGAACAGTTGCCCTGGTTGGTTCGTCGGGGGGAGGAAAATCGACTATTGCCGACCTGATCCCCCGCTTTTACGACCCAACCGAAGGCCAGATTCTGATTGATGGTGTACGGCTTCAGGACTGTTCACTGGCCTCGCTACGTGGTCAGATGGGGATTGTCACCCAGGAAAGTATTCTATTCAACGACACGATCTTCAACAACATCGCCTTTGGGAGCGACGCTACCGAAGAGCAGGTGATGGAAGCGGCTAAAATTGCCAATGCGCACAATTTCATTGTGGCCCAGCCCAATGGTTACCAGACCATTATCGGCGACCGGGGGGGCAAGCTGTCGGGCGGGCAGCGCCAGCGGATCAGCATTGCGCGGGCGATCCTGAAAAATCCGCCTATTCTTATTCTGGACGAAGCGACTTCGGCGCTGGATACTGAGTCCGAAAAACTGGTACAGGAAGCCCTGACGCGCCTGATGGCGAACCGCACTACGCTGGTAATTGCTCACCGGCTTAGTACCATTCAGCATGCCGACGAGATCCTGGTGGTGAATCAGGGACAGATTGTAGAACGGGGCCGCCACGACGAACTGCTGTCGCTGGACGAAGGATTCTATCGGAAGCTTAGTACGTTACAGAACGTTTGA
- a CDS encoding ferritin-like domain-containing protein: MKQPLSMLPIQPLFSGRRMFMRYVGVATATGLVMSACTNTIPDPLAGPDGGSTANARIGDVIDLGTGDVGVLNYAYALEQAELRFLELVTDQFYDSITEKERQIFIELRNQEITHREFYKQVLGSAAIPTLTLDYSSVNFRNRDSVLQTAKTFADLATAAYNGAGQLLTNATNLAIGGIIVSVEARHAAVIRELISPGTTAFAGDDIIDPATGLERALKPAEVLPQAQKFIKETIQATRLPMA, from the coding sequence ATGAAACAACCGCTTTCGATGCTGCCTATTCAGCCCCTGTTTTCGGGACGACGGATGTTCATGCGTTACGTTGGTGTCGCTACAGCGACGGGTTTAGTAATGAGTGCCTGTACGAATACTATTCCTGACCCACTAGCTGGACCTGATGGAGGCTCAACGGCGAATGCCCGAATTGGTGACGTAATTGATCTGGGCACGGGTGACGTGGGCGTATTGAACTACGCTTATGCACTGGAACAGGCAGAGTTACGCTTTCTGGAGCTTGTGACGGATCAGTTTTACGACAGTATTACGGAAAAAGAACGTCAAATTTTCATTGAGCTGCGCAACCAGGAAATCACCCACCGTGAGTTTTACAAACAGGTACTCGGCAGTGCTGCTATTCCAACGCTGACGCTGGATTACAGCAGTGTTAACTTCCGTAACCGGGACAGCGTGCTCCAGACAGCCAAAACGTTTGCTGATCTGGCTACGGCCGCTTACAACGGAGCTGGGCAGCTACTGACCAATGCGACCAACCTGGCCATTGGTGGCATTATCGTATCGGTCGAAGCACGGCACGCTGCGGTCATCCGGGAGCTGATCAGCCCAGGTACTACGGCCTTTGCGGGGGATGACATCATCGATCCTGCAACAGGACTGGAGCGAGCACTGAAACCCGCCGAAGTACTACCCCAAGCACAAAAATTTATCAAAGAAACTATTCAGGCTACGCGCCTTCCAATGGCTTAA
- a CDS encoding ferritin-like domain-containing protein, protein MNLQNIISELEKVDGDVYDRLKHVSRRSMFNMFSRKVTAVAAPTVLASALNKAYGQALNPTVVDVLNFALTLEYLEAEFYNVGMDSPGLLTGTARVVYGQIQKHENAHVALLKSVLGSQAVAKPAFDFTAKGMFPNPFGNYQVYLTLSQAFEDTGVRAYKGQAPRIIDNDPILTTALQIHSVEARHAARVRELRGEKAWITGNTSPGVPAAVYAGDEAVRHLEISSLYPGVPVENSTQAWDEPLSKEDVLKIVTPFLA, encoded by the coding sequence ATGAATCTGCAAAACATTATTTCTGAATTAGAGAAAGTGGATGGCGACGTTTACGACCGGCTGAAGCACGTATCGCGTCGTAGTATGTTCAATATGTTCAGTCGGAAAGTGACGGCTGTTGCTGCGCCAACAGTACTCGCTTCGGCATTGAACAAGGCCTATGGTCAGGCCCTTAATCCTACGGTGGTTGACGTACTAAACTTCGCCCTGACGCTGGAGTATCTGGAAGCCGAATTTTATAACGTTGGTATGGATAGCCCGGGCTTGCTGACGGGAACGGCACGGGTCGTTTACGGCCAGATTCAGAAACATGAAAATGCCCACGTAGCATTGCTGAAATCCGTGTTAGGTAGTCAGGCTGTGGCGAAACCCGCCTTTGATTTTACGGCTAAAGGAATGTTTCCAAATCCGTTCGGCAACTACCAGGTTTACCTGACGTTGTCCCAGGCGTTTGAAGATACGGGTGTGCGGGCCTATAAAGGACAGGCGCCCAGAATTATTGATAATGACCCAATTCTGACCACAGCGTTACAGATTCACTCGGTGGAGGCTCGCCATGCGGCCCGTGTGCGTGAGCTACGTGGCGAAAAAGCGTGGATTACGGGTAACACGAGCCCCGGCGTTCCCGCAGCTGTATACGCCGGTGATGAAGCGGTCAGACACTTGGAAATCTCGTCGTTGTACCCCGGCGTCCCCGTTGAGAATTCAACCCAGGCGTGGGACGAGCCCCTGTCTAAAGAGGATGTTCTAAAGATTGTTACCCCATTTTTGGCGTAA
- a CDS encoding bacteriorhodopsin translates to MEVDNTFIPTAGAVGLLPMVTYFFFWVAIYALLGNFIFSLGAQASAPADQRNSRLLTAIVAIVAGSSYFLIQDYYRHVLAEVAAVSDPADRQTLLREAFNAINQFRYMDWSVTTPLLLLHMVSKLPVRFSTIRRQLTILLAADFFMILTGYIGEQQLSFDNEILVGPKLIWGAVSTIGYAVIPYTLLQLWKTYGSQAQPEEQWAFRLMALTTVTFWGVYPIGYILSAFSVDPSLLHISFTIADLINKVGLGIIAYIAGTKAIERQPVKTA, encoded by the coding sequence ATGGAAGTAGACAATACGTTCATTCCCACCGCCGGTGCGGTTGGTCTTCTCCCCATGGTTACCTACTTCTTTTTCTGGGTAGCCATTTATGCGCTGCTGGGCAATTTTATTTTCTCGCTCGGCGCGCAGGCCAGTGCTCCCGCCGACCAACGAAACTCCCGACTGCTGACGGCTATTGTTGCCATTGTAGCAGGTAGTTCGTATTTCCTGATCCAGGATTATTACCGTCACGTACTGGCCGAGGTAGCCGCTGTCAGCGATCCGGCCGATCGGCAAACCCTCCTGCGGGAAGCGTTCAACGCCATTAATCAGTTTCGGTACATGGATTGGAGCGTTACGACCCCACTCCTGCTGCTGCACATGGTTTCTAAACTCCCGGTTCGGTTCAGCACTATCCGGCGACAGCTTACGATCTTACTGGCAGCCGATTTCTTTATGATTCTGACGGGCTACATCGGTGAACAGCAACTCTCGTTCGATAACGAGATTCTGGTTGGGCCAAAACTGATCTGGGGAGCCGTATCGACGATTGGGTACGCGGTGATTCCCTACACGCTGCTCCAGCTCTGGAAAACGTATGGCAGCCAGGCGCAACCTGAAGAACAGTGGGCGTTCCGGCTCATGGCGCTCACTACCGTTACCTTCTGGGGGGTTTACCCAATTGGTTATATACTGAGTGCGTTCAGCGTCGATCCCAGTCTGCTTCATATTTCCTTTACCATCGCTGATCTGATCAATAAAGTTGGCCTTGGTATTATTGCTTACATAGCTGGTACTAAAGCCATCGAACGTCAACCCGTAAAGACAGCGTAG
- a CDS encoding DUF305 domain-containing protein → MKTVNKTLVHQVTLLLVGSLLFGSMTACAQATTSAATSSVTATSDPAKEPLLKPMQQMASKLKNLAASGDPDFDYALQAKVHTQGTLDLLKAEAQNGKDSALTQMAKDLMTSTQADMDLINSTMRQIKPSRPNQSFTQKQSQNIEAITLKVQQAAGANDKLTGSLDKNFSALLLEQRQDAIDLANTYLQFGKNDTLKAYAQKLVDKSKADMEKLKAMPK, encoded by the coding sequence ATGAAAACGGTCAATAAAACTCTTGTTCATCAAGTTACGCTGCTCCTGGTGGGCTCATTACTGTTTGGTTCTATGACTGCCTGCGCTCAGGCCACAACCAGTGCCGCTACGTCGAGCGTAACGGCAACCAGCGATCCGGCCAAAGAACCGCTGCTCAAACCCATGCAGCAGATGGCCAGCAAACTGAAAAATCTGGCGGCCTCCGGCGACCCGGATTTTGACTACGCTCTTCAGGCTAAAGTTCATACCCAGGGTACGCTGGATCTGCTGAAAGCCGAAGCCCAGAACGGAAAAGACTCGGCGCTGACGCAAATGGCAAAGGATCTGATGACCTCCACCCAGGCCGACATGGATCTGATCAACAGCACGATGCGGCAGATCAAACCGTCGCGACCAAACCAGAGCTTTACGCAGAAACAAAGCCAGAATATCGAAGCCATCACGTTAAAGGTGCAGCAGGCAGCCGGTGCGAACGATAAACTGACCGGCAGCCTGGACAAAAATTTCTCGGCGCTGCTGCTTGAACAACGCCAGGATGCCATCGATCTGGCCAATACGTACCTGCAGTTTGGCAAGAACGATACCCTGAAAGCCTACGCTCAAAAGCTGGTCGACAAGTCAAAAGCGGATATGGAGAAACTGAAAGCAATGCCTAAATAA